The DNA window TCCATGGCTCCTATTCCTACAGGAGCTTGGGGAATAATTGTTTTTAAGGAAGGGTGGATGTTTTTTGTCGCAGCCCACTGGCTAAACCCAAGATAGCTACCACCAATCATTCCAACTTTTTTATTGCTCCAAGGCTGCTTTATGATCCAGTCAATAGCATCATTAATATCATTTACTTCATGCTCAAAAGGTTCTATACTATTACTGCTCAAGTATTTTCCGCGAGTATTTAAAATAACACATGCATAACCTTCAGATGCATATTGTCTTGCTAAATTAAGGTTTGTTTTGTCAGAATAAATAGTGTTTATAAGTATTGTATTTTCAGGCTTTAGATTTTTATTAAATAAAATCACGCTTAATGTAAGATCTCCATTGGTCTTAGTACTAATTTTTACACTATCATATATGGTGAAATTTTCTTTGTCTAGTTTTTTAAGTAAGGAAGCCGCTATTTCAAATGATTTATTTGCAACATTACGTGTATTATATTTTCTACAAAACTGTATAGCATCTTCTATTTCAATACTATCATTTTTTATTTTTTTTGTAAGAATTTCTTTAATATCTTTTTCTGTGACTTCAGCATTGAAATTAAAATATTGAGGAAGAATAATTTGAGATTTTACAGGTAAGGTTATATATTTTTTTCTAAACTCTTCTTCATATATTTTGTTGAATTCATTGTTATTATTCAGCCTTTTAATGGTGTTAACATAAATTTCAAACTGGCTTCCCATTGCTGTTGCTATTGTAGGATCACTAGATTTATACACATTTCTAACAGATTCTAGTTGTGAAAGAGACAAATCATAATTTTCATTAATCATACTTATTCTGAAAAGATTGTCATAATAAGTCGCAACATCCTTTTCGTTGTATGTAGTGTTAATCTTATTTGCCAAGTATTTTGCAAGAGCTTCCGTATTTGAAATATTGATTCCTTTTAAATATATTTTCTGACTGAAAATAAAATTAAAAAAAAACAAAAGATATATGATGAAGAGTTTTTTCATTTAGTTTCTTTAAAATTTAATTAAAGCCTAAGCTAGTCTTAAATTTAATGCCACTGACATTCCCATCACCTTGATCAGTATTATCAAGAATAGTATCATTACCCCCATTACCACCAACAGCACTACCTCCGTAAATGGAATTTAACCCAGTTGTAATTTTAGCCATTTGCAGTTTCTTTAGTGATAATTTTTTTTCTGTTTGTTTTTGTTTTTTCATCTGATTTAAAATTTAAATTAATATGACAAAGTAAATCTCTTTGTCTACATTATCAAAAATAAGATTGTCGAAATTGATCAATTTCGTATAATTTATATTGTAGTTTGTTGATTATCAATATTGTGTTTTTTTGCGCTTTCCTGTAATGATTTAATGTAATAAGAAGGTAGAGTTCCTGTAATTTTTTTAAAAGCATTAGCAAAAGACTCCGAACTATTATATCCTATATCATTTGCAATAGAGGAAATGGTATATTTTCTTAGTTTTTCATTATATTTCAATTCTTCTATAATATAATTAATTCTTAGCTCATTGAGGTACTGGGAGAAATTCTTTCCTTTCAGTTCATTAACTGATTTTGACAAATAATCCCGATTAGTTCCTAAATCTTTAGCCAGACTATCGGAAGTAATATTTTTGCGTAAAAATTCCTTGTTATTTTCAAATTGCTCTAACTTTATCTTAAGATCCTGTAGTTTAGAATCTGGTAAGATATTTTTAGCTTTTTCTTCTAAAGAAATATTTTGCTCTTTAACAACATTTTCTGGAGTTGGTGGGATTATTAGTACTTTTGATTTTTCCAGTAATAAATCTGCCTGTTGTTGATATTGCTTTATTCTTCGCCTATACATATAGATTAATAAAAGAATAACCAAAAAGCCTATGCATAAAAACCAATATAGTAGAATATTTCTGGTATTTAAATTATGGATAACCTCTTCTTTTTTCTCTAATAATATGGGCGTATCATATTTTTTATAAATTTCCTTAGATAGATACTGCTTACTGTTATTAATGATACTGTCCGCATAAAAGAGTTTATCTATAAATTTCAGCTGATTTTCATTATCCCCTTTTTTCTTATAATAATCTATCAAAATTTCATAGCCATCCCTTGTTATTGGGATAAAATCGTTAGAAGCAAATGATAGCGAGTCTGATTTTATAAAGTAATATACAGCATTATTTTCTTTCTTAGTTTCATAATTAATTTTTCCTAAATAATAATATAAAATTGATAAATTGGCGTAATTTTTATTTTCTAAAAGATTTTTTTCAATACTCTTTAAATTTAAAATTGCAGCAGGATAATTTTTAAGATAATACTCAGCAATTCCTTCTGACATTATAAAGTATGCATGATGGGTGTAATCATTATATTTTTTACATTCAGTAAGACCAATTTTATTATATAATTTGCTTTGTTGGTATTGTTTATTCTTACTGTAGGAATTTGATAAAGAAAAAATTGAGCCTATG is part of the Chryseobacterium indicum genome and encodes:
- a CDS encoding helix-turn-helix domain-containing protein, with the translated sequence MKPLKRLSLILLLFFFQSLYFSQSVKNFHIPDSLKNKNFEQLKKSYDKVFKIDNKKAELYANTILYKGKKEKSNDFIYDGYYKLAYAKGLNSENGHPFADSLLKITQYVNTKEYPAKAHIVKGILLNNEFKYKEALDHYILAQNLSKNKNPDQFFYLKKLMGILKTATDENKEALSLFLEYYQYEKKKMETDNKDVKSYIGSIFSLSNSYSKNKQYQQSKLYNKIGLTECKKYNDYTHHAYFIMSEGIAEYYLKNYPAAILNLKSIEKNLLENKNYANLSILYYYLGKINYETKKENNAVYYFIKSDSLSFASNDFIPITRDGYEILIDYYKKKGDNENQLKFIDKLFYADSIINNSKQYLSKEIYKKYDTPILLEKKEEVIHNLNTRNILLYWFLCIGFLVILLLIYMYRRRIKQYQQQADLLLEKSKVLIIPPTPENVVKEQNISLEEKAKNILPDSKLQDLKIKLEQFENNKEFLRKNITSDSLAKDLGTNRDYLSKSVNELKGKNFSQYLNELRINYIIEELKYNEKLRKYTISSIANDIGYNSSESFANAFKKITGTLPSYYIKSLQESAKKHNIDNQQTTI